One genomic region from Bufo bufo chromosome 3, aBufBuf1.1, whole genome shotgun sequence encodes:
- the MAB21L1 gene encoding putative nucleotidyltransferase MAB21L1: MIAAQAKLVYHLNKYYNEKCQARKVAIAKTIREVCKVVSDVLKEVEVQEPRFISSLNEMENRFEGLEVISPSEFEVVLYLNQMGVFNFVDDGSLPGCAVLKLSDGRKRSMSLWVEFITASGYLSARKIRSRFQTLVAQAVDKCSYRDVVKMVADTSEVKLRIRDRYVVQITPAFKCTGIWPRSAAHWPLPHIPWPGPNRVAEVKAEGFNLLSKECHTLAGKQSSAESDAWVLQFAEAENRLQLGGCRKKCLSVLKTLRDRHLELPGQPLNNYHMKTLVSYECEKHPRESDWDESCLGDRLNGILLQLISCLQCRRCPHYFLPTLDLFQGKPHSALENAAKQTWRLAREILTNPKSLEKL, translated from the coding sequence ATGATCGCCGCCCAGGCCAAGCTGGTGTACCACCTGAACAAGTACTACaacgagaagtgccaggccaggaAGGTGGCCATCGCCAAGACCATCCGCGAGGTGTGCAAGGTGGTCTCCGACGTGCTGAAGGAGGTGGAGGTGCAGGAGCCGCGCTTCATCAGCTCCCTCAACGAGATGGAGAACCGCTTCGAGGGCCTGGAGGTCATCTCCCCCAGCGAGTTCGAGGTGGTCCTCTACCTCAACCAGATGGGGGTCTTCAACTTCGTGGACGACGGCTCCCTGCCGGGCtgcgccgtgctgaagctgagcgACGGCCGCAAGAGGAGCATGTCCCTGTGGGTGGAGTTCATCACGGCGTCCGGCTACCTGTCCGCCCGCAAGATCCGCTCCCGCTTCCAGACCCTGGTGGCCCAGGCGGTGGACAAGTGCAGCTACCGGGACGTGGTGAAGATGGTGGCCGACACCAGCGAGGTGAAGCTGAGGATCAGAGACCGCTACGTGGTGCAGATCACCCCGGCCTTCAAGTGCACCGGCATCTGGCCCCGCAGCGCTGCCCACTGGCCCCTGCCGCACATCCCCTGGCCCGGTCCTAACCGGGTGGCCGAGGTCAAGGCGGAGGGCTTCAACCTGCTCTCCAAGGAGTGCCATACCCTGGCCGGCAAGCAGAGCTCGGCCGAGAGCGACGCCTGGGTGCTGCAGTTCGCCGAGGCCGAGAACCGGCTGCAGCTGGGGGGCTGCAGGAAGAAGTGCCTGTCGGTGCTCAAGACCCTGCGGGACCGGCACCTGGAGCTCCCCGGCCAGCCCCTCAACAACTACCACATGAAGACTCTGGTCTCCTACGAGTGCGAGAAGCACCCCCGGGAGTCGGACTGGGACGAGTCGTGCCTGGGGGACCGGCTGAACGGCATCCTCCTGCAGCTCATCTCCTGCCTGCAGTGCCGCAGGTGCCCGCACTACTTCCTGCCCACCCTGGACCTCTTCCAGGGCAAGCCCCACTCCGCCCTGGAGAACGCGGCCAAACAGACGTGGAGGCTGGCCCGGGAGATCCTCACCAACCCCAAGAGCCTGGAGAAGCTCTGA